The following coding sequences are from one bacterium window:
- a CDS encoding efflux RND transporter periplasmic adaptor subunit has product MKKLIFFITLAAIVVAGTILVIGKTSNLPTIEIVKVERKDISDYIKATGRVEAVVEKVIRAEEEGKILQLVKEEGDTVKTGEELVRFDLADIDDAVARARLEIEQVQIAMRLVRMKLDASERTYEDPAERESYLKDREDGYRQAALSKEAAEREVNIARELYAIQAESLLDLKTKEDRLKKATIDLQQAERELEEARKYSADKEQSGINLSALKTEYEKAANQKKLAEVNLRELLRKRERLSPIAPFNGRVTMCDLKEGMIVTTGQPLMTIADTGHLRVRAEIDELDAGRLKEAQEAVITFGAFSDRTFPGRVSRVSPQARIKGERTVVETIILLAEGTELLKIANQVDIKIIREKKRNVPVLPLAAIQRETPPFVWLHHGGIARKMEVGLGLSDVDSIEIVQGLKEGDEVIISSSRPLRDGEKVRAQE; this is encoded by the coding sequence TATCAAGGCTACCGGCAGAGTTGAGGCCGTAGTCGAAAAGGTTATCCGGGCGGAGGAAGAGGGGAAAATCCTACAGTTAGTCAAGGAGGAAGGCGATACGGTCAAGACCGGCGAAGAACTGGTGCGTTTTGATTTAGCCGATATCGACGATGCCGTGGCCAGGGCCAGGCTTGAGATCGAGCAGGTGCAGATTGCCATGCGCCTCGTGAGGATGAAACTCGATGCTTCGGAGCGTACCTATGAGGACCCTGCGGAGCGTGAATCCTATTTGAAGGACCGCGAGGATGGATACCGGCAGGCAGCCCTGAGTAAGGAGGCTGCTGAGCGGGAGGTGAACATTGCCCGCGAGCTGTATGCAATACAGGCTGAATCTCTCCTCGATCTCAAGACCAAGGAAGACCGTTTGAAAAAGGCAACCATCGACCTTCAGCAGGCTGAGCGTGAGCTTGAGGAAGCACGGAAGTATTCTGCCGACAAGGAACAGTCGGGCATTAATCTGTCTGCCCTCAAGACAGAGTATGAGAAGGCAGCCAATCAGAAGAAATTGGCTGAGGTCAACTTGAGAGAGCTTCTCCGAAAACGGGAGCGGCTTTCTCCCATTGCTCCTTTCAACGGACGGGTAACGATGTGCGATTTGAAAGAGGGAATGATCGTCACCACAGGACAGCCCCTTATGACCATTGCCGATACCGGACATCTGCGGGTGCGCGCTGAGATCGATGAATTGGACGCGGGACGCCTGAAGGAGGCACAGGAGGCGGTGATCACCTTTGGTGCCTTCTCCGACCGTACCTTTCCCGGCAGAGTGAGCCGGGTTTCACCGCAGGCCCGGATCAAGGGCGAGCGGACCGTTGTCGAGACCATTATCCTGCTGGCTGAGGGTACAGAGCTGCTGAAAATTGCCAATCAGGTGGATATTAAAATCATCCGGGAGAAAAAGCGCAATGTTCCGGTTCTTCCTCTTGCCGCCATACAGCGGGAAACACCGCCTTTTGTCTGGCTCCACCACGGCGGTATCGCCAGAAAGATGGAAGTGGGCCTGGGGCTGTCCGATGTGGACTCCATCGAGATCGTTCAAGGGCTGAAGGAGGGCGACGAGGTGATTATCTCAAGCAGCAGGCCCCTCCGGGATGGGGAAAAGGTAAGAGCGCAAGAGTGA